The genomic region GATACGGGCGATACCGTCCGCGTCGACTACAAGGTCGTCGAGGGCAACCGGACGCGCGTGCAGGCGTTCGAGGGCGTGGTCATCGCGCGCAAGAACGGCAAGGGAGCCCGCAGCACGATCACGGTCCGCAAGGTGTCATTCGGCGAGGGCGTCGAGCGCGTGTTCCCCGTGAACTCCCCCCTCATCGACAAGATCGCCGTCGTGCGCCGCGGCCGCACGCGCCGCGCCAAGCTCTACTACCTGCGCGAGCTGCGC from Trueperaceae bacterium harbors:
- the rplS gene encoding 50S ribosomal protein L19 is translated as MKYNKGAIMRSIEQPFVRTDLPEFDTGDTVRVDYKVVEGNRTRVQAFEGVVIARKNGKGARSTITVRKVSFGEGVERVFPVNSPLIDKIAVVRRGRTRRAKLYYLRELRGKASRLKTDVGRQERDRAAARAAKADNKE